Below is a window of Caldichromatium japonicum DNA.
AACATGGATGACATCGGTCTCATCCAGCCCATTCTCGGCGCGCAGTGAGCTCAGACTGACCTGATAGCGCTTGGCGATCGCTGACAGGGTATCGCCCTGGCTGATGACATGTTCGCGGGTTCGCCCTGGCGCGCTCCGTCCGGCTGAACGCAGCGGCAGCCCCTGCTCCCGAGGGCCTCGGGGTGTATCGGGGATGGGCGAGAGACCCTGCGGTGGATGGGCATTGAGATAGTCCTTGATCCCGGCAAGGATCGCTTGGGCGATGAGCTGTTGATAGGCATCGGTTGCCAGCAGGCGTTCTTCCTCCGTATTGCTGATAAAGGCGGCCTCGACCAGGAGGGATGGTAGATCCGTCGATTTGAGGACGACAAAGCCCGCATGCTGAACCTCGCCGCGATGGACCACACCGGCGCGTTTGAGTTGGCGCAGGATGGCGGCAGCCGCGGTATCGCTATGCTCGAGGGTGGCATTGCGGGTCATTTCATGGAGGACCGCGTCCAACAGCGCGTCTCTGCCGTTTGGCTCAACCAAGAGCACGCGCTCGCTGCCATTTTCATGCTCGGCAACTGAACTGGCCATCTCGCTGCTCGCCGCCCCTGTGCCCAGGGTATAGACCGAGGAGCCTCTGGCATTGGGATCGCTGTAGGCATCGGCATGGATAGAGACGAACAGATCGGCCTTGTGGTCGCGGGCGAGCGAGGGCCGTTCAGGCAGACCGATATAGCGATCGGCATCACGAATCATGAGCGCCCGCATCCCCGGCTCGCGGTCGATGAGACGTGCCAGCTTGCGGGCGATCGCAAGGGTCACGTCCTTTTCACGCAGTCCATTTGGGCCGACGGCGCCTGGATCCTCACCGCCATGCCCGGCATCGATCGCAATCAGGGCGGTTCGTCTCCGGCTGGAGCGTACCTCTAGGGCCGCTGGGGATGACTGGGCCTGGATCGAGACCTGAAGGGCATTCCCCTGGGTCGGGTTTTGCGGGATAAGCTCGACGACGATCCGATGTTTGGCTCCACCAGAGCCTTGGAGGCTGAAACTCTTCACCCGCGCCGGGCCCTTGAGATCTAAGACCAGACGCAACTCATCGGCGCGTCGCAATCCAGCGCGTATCCCTATCAGGATCGCGTCATCGGTGCGGGGTGGCGGCAACTGGCCGGTGAGCCTGGCGCCTGGAAGATCGATCACGACCCGGTCGGGCTGGTCGAGGCTGAGGATGCGGTGCGGGATGGGCATGGTCGACTCCAGGAGGACCTGGGTCTTGTCCGGCGCCGTATAGCCCCACCGGCATTCGACATCCACTGCGCCGGCCAGCGCCGGTAGCATCGCAAGTAGCCAAAAGAGTACATCAAGCCTGTTCACGCGGCCTCATCTCGGTCTAGACAAGCGGCCTGTGTTGCTGAAAACATAGCAAGCGATCGGCGATTTTTCCACGCCATCGGTTTTCGGCCAGCACACTTGTAGATCAGGATCAAGACATGTTGTCAAGAAGAGACATTGGTGATCGAGCGCAATGCTAGACAGATCGACTCGCCGCTGGAACTGAGGGCGCTCAGGATCAGACGGCGTCCATGAGGACGATGCAGCAGGCGAATACGCAGATCAGGTCGCGGGAGCAGGTCAGCCCCTCGCTCAGGCCATTCGATGGCCCAAACTGCCCGCTCATGGAGCAGATCGCGCATCCCGAGATATTCCAGCTCGTCTGGATCGGCGAGACGATAGAGGTCACAATGATACAGCTCGCAACCGTCCAGCTCATAGGGCTCGATGAGGGTATAGGTTGGACTGCGGACCTGACCGCTATAACCCAGACCCTCAATGATACCCCGCGTCAGGGTGGTCTTGCCGGTGCCGAGCTCGCCTTCTAGAAACAGCACACAGGGCGGACGTAACACCTCGGCCAGACGGGCGCCGAAGGCACGCTGGGCCTCTGGGCCGCTCAGGTCGATCTCCAAGTCAGAGCACTGCATCCTGCCCATCGGCCAATGTCCGCAGTTCAGCAATCAGATCGCTGGCGATCAGACCGCGCTCGCCACTGGCAGCAGCCCGATCGCCCGCAGCTGCATGCAGACAAACACCGGCACATGCCGCATCCTCCGCTGCTAGACCTTGGGCGCGCAAGGCGGCGATGATGCCGGTCAGGACATCGCCCATCCCGGCGGTCGCCATCCCGGGGTTGCCCTGACTACAGACCACCGGGCGCCGTGGCGGGTTGGCCTGAACGATACTTCCTGCCCCCTTGAGCACGATCACCCCCCCAAAGTGCGCCTGAAGTGTCTGGGCGGCGACGACCCGGTCGCGCTGAACCTCAGCGGTCGAGACCCCTAAGAGACGCGCCGCCTCGCCGGGATGGGGGGTCAGCAGCCAGTCGGGGCCGTTCATAGGCGAGGCGGCCAGTAGGTTGAGCGCATCGGCATCGACCACCAAGGGATGCGCCAGGGTGCAAACCTTCTCCCACAGCCCCCTGCCCCAGGCGTCTTGGCCCAGACCCGGGCCGATCGCGATGACATCGGCGCGCGCGCTGAGCGGCTCCAGATCCCTGGCATCCATCACGCCCTGGACCATGAGCTCAGGGCGGGCGAGATTGAGCCAATCGGCGTGACGTGGATGGGTAGCGATGGTCACCAGACCCGCGCCGGCGCGTAGCGCCGCCTCCCCTGCCAGCCGTACCGCCCCTGCCATCCCTGGTGCCCCAC
It encodes the following:
- a CDS encoding N-acetylmuramoyl-L-alanine amidase family protein; the protein is MNRLDVLFWLLAMLPALAGAVDVECRWGYTAPDKTQVLLESTMPIPHRILSLDQPDRVVIDLPGARLTGQLPPPRTDDAILIGIRAGLRRADELRLVLDLKGPARVKSFSLQGSGGAKHRIVVELIPQNPTQGNALQVSIQAQSSPAALEVRSSRRRTALIAIDAGHGGEDPGAVGPNGLREKDVTLAIARKLARLIDREPGMRALMIRDADRYIGLPERPSLARDHKADLFVSIHADAYSDPNARGSSVYTLGTGAASSEMASSVAEHENGSERVLLVEPNGRDALLDAVLHEMTRNATLEHSDTAAAAILRQLKRAGVVHRGEVQHAGFVVLKSTDLPSLLVEAAFISNTEEERLLATDAYQQLIAQAILAGIKDYLNAHPPQGLSPIPDTPRGPREQGLPLRSAGRSAPGRTREHVISQGDTLSAIAKRYQVSLSSLRAENGLDETDVIHVGQVIAIPTDS
- the tsaE gene encoding tRNA (adenosine(37)-N6)-threonylcarbamoyltransferase complex ATPase subunit type 1 TsaE, translated to MQCSDLEIDLSGPEAQRAFGARLAEVLRPPCVLFLEGELGTGKTTLTRGIIEGLGYSGQVRSPTYTLIEPYELDGCELYHCDLYRLADPDELEYLGMRDLLHERAVWAIEWPERGADLLPRPDLRIRLLHRPHGRRLILSALSSSGESICLALRSITNVSS